CCTGCGGAAGGGGCCAGGCTCCCAGCAATGAGACCAAGTCAGTAGGGGACAGGAGATTGGGGAGACTCTGCCCTGGCTATGCTGCCCACCCACTATTTGGCTCCCAGGATGTAGCCTCAGGGGCAGCCAGGAGTGACTCCAGGCCTGGCAGGTTCTGTACCCGCCTGTCCGGACTGGGGGCCCTCTGGGTCTCTCTCCAGACCCCCTGCCCACCACCTCCCCGGGGCCTGGCTCCATGCCCTTCTCTGCATGCTCAGGCCCTTCCTCTCTTCTGGTCCACTTGAACACACTCAGGTCCTGTGCACCCCAGAGAGAGCGCCCACGCTGTGTCCTGGGGCTGCCACCTGAGGCTGCTCCCCTCACTCCCAACCCCTGCCCTCGATCCTCCAGGCTCTGCCCACGACTCCAGTGAAGCTCCTTCTCCCTCCTGGAGCCCAGAGCCAGGGGTTAGAGAGGTCCCTGGGGCGGCCCCGTGAGAATCGCTCTCAGTCCTCAACCTCTCCAGCCTACAGTGACCTGAGGGGCCACAGGGAGAGAATCCTTCTCTGCCTCTGAGGACGTCTGTGCGTGGTGTGGCCTGGATGGGAACTCAGGCTCCAGCCTGGCCGCTGAGCCTCAGCAGCCGGGCGGTGGGGCCACTGGCGTGTGGGTTACAGGGCGCCCTGGCCTGCGCTGAGGACGTACCTGGGGGTGGAAGAGCAGTGGGGACGGCCGCAGGTACTTCTCCTTCAGGGCTCCCACGGGGTCCGTGACCTTCCGCTTTTCTACCCTGCTGGACAACAGCACAGAGGGTTACGTACCCCACCGAGCCACCCGCCCCACAGAGCTGCCCACCCCACCTGTCCATATGCCTGGCCAGTCACGAGGCCATGGTGTGGGCCTCGCTGGGGCTGCCCCAACTTTGACCAGACTCCTCTGTGGGCCTTGGGGATGTTGGGGgcccagcccacctgcacccCTAGACAGACCCTCCCTGTTACCACTTGCCCCTGAACACTTTTCCTCGGTGGTTCCCAGACACCTCCCACACCTCCAAAGACCCCTGGCTGCCAGCACCCCTGCATGTTCTGGGTACTAAGCCCCCACGGCCAGCACCCCTGCATGTCATGGGTACTAAGCCCCCACTGCCAGCACCTCTGCATGTTCTGGGTACTNNNNNNNNNNAAGCCCCCACTGCCAGCACCTCTGCATGTTCTGGGTACTAAGCCCCCGCTGACAGCACCCCTGCATGTCATGGGTACCAAGCCCCCACGGCCAGCACGCCCTGTCATGGGTACGAAGCCCCCACGGCCAGCACCCATGCATGTCATGGGTACTAAGCCCCCACTGCCAGCACCCCTGCATGTCATGGGTACTAAGCCCCCGCTGCCAGCACTCCTGCATGTCCTGGGTACTAAGCCTCTGCTGCCAGCACCCCTGCATGTCCTAGGTACTAAGTGCACGTGGCTGGAGTCTTCTCTGAAGGCCCTGTgcaccccagcctccctcccgCTAATTGGTTTGTCAGCCCTGCATGAGTGGGGACCACTCTGACGGGGGTCCCTGGACCTGCTCACAGCAGAGCGTGGCTCACACTGGAGGCTCAAggcctcctccccttcttccctgACTCAGCCCTTGGCACACATGGGCGTGCTGCCCGTGGTGCTGATGAACGTGAGCGACCAGCAGGTTTCTGTCCTGGGGAGGTCACCAGGGGCTTCCTGTGGCACCTGGACAGGGGCCTGTCTAAACACCCTCCAGGGCTGCTGGAGATTACAGCTCCAGAACCTTCCCCAGATGCCAGTGACAAGCCTGCTCATTGAATCACAATACAAATCTCCTGTGGTAAACAGAGGCGGCGGGCAGAGCCATCCACTGGCCCTCCTTTGGCCTGGTGACTCTTGAAGGCGGCCTGCTCTTCTCTGTCTGCCTGGGTCTGAGGGTTAGATTTGGGAAACTCTTTCCCGTCACTGAGAATGCTTTGGTAAATCTGCCGCCCCACTCCGAGACCCAGCACCCCCAGCATGTCTAGGACTGGCCGCTTTTGCTTTATTCGGACGGGACTTGCTCAGGGTTGCCTGCCTGTCTCCTTACATGGTGACGCGGAGAGCACAGAGAGAGGTGCTGGTGGGGTTAGGACCCTCTCCCCAAGCCTGGCCCTACTCTCCCAACCCACCTGCATTCTAGGGAGGGGCAAACCTGCCCAGAAATTAGGGAGTGGTATTAAACTCGCCTCTCCCCAAGAGGGGCATCAGAGACATGGGGCACTGGTGTCTAGAAAACTAGAAAACCCTCCAATGCttgcttcctccctgcctccttctcccctccAAGGACCATTGGCTGCTTCTCTGATTCCCCTGGGCCTCCAGAAAGAcattccctccccactccccctgcTTCTGTGGCTCCAGGGGCAGGAGCGCACCAGGAGGGGCAGGAAGCACTCAGCCCAGACCCCTCTGACTTCTgcaggtgggggctggggagatCTGGACCAGAGACGAAGACAGCTGGAGAGAGGGGTGGGGAAGGGCGGGgttggggcgggggtgggggttaCTGGGGATAGGAGGGGTCGAGGCCAGCAGTGTGATGTCTGAGTGGTCATCAGTGCAAGAAAACCACACGTGTCTGGGAGcacccatcctggcctcccaaacaCGGCCCGGGCCAGGCACCTAGCTCAGAAACAGACAAGCCAGGCATCCTCCTGAGGGGTGCAGACCCCCCCAAGAACAGGGGCTCTTCCTGAAGTCAGCAAAGGCCAGGGGACGACCTTGGAGGAGCTTGAAAGAGACACCACCATGCACTGAGCCTGCCCAGCACTGCCGTGGCCCCACCCCAGGGAGAACCAGTGAGGCTGGGGTGCTGAATACCTGTAGATGGGGTCCATGAAGAAGGGCGAGGGCTTGGCGTAGTGGAGCGGGGGCTGCTGGGGCAGCCGCGCCGGGCACACCTGGGGCAGCCCCTCGCCGACACCCAGCTTGCGTTCCCCGTAGACGTGGTTCTTCCGGGGCTCCCGCCCGCCACCGTTCTGGCTGGCGCGGGCCCGGCTGCCGATGCTCAGGTCCAGTGGCTGCTCCTCGCTGGATGCGGGTGCCGAGGGACCCTTGGGCATGGGAAGGATGGGCTTCACGTCTTTGGGCTTGGTGGTGAGATCGAAGGGGCACTCGGCACTGGGGCCGCCCACCTTGAGGGCGTCCCGGGGTGACTTTGGCTCGGCCTTGACCAGCAAGTTGTGGGCGAGGGCTCGGTCCGTGAAGGGGTAGAGGGAGTGGGGAAAGTTGGGCAGGAACTGGAAGGGGAATGCCGAGTGGTAGGGGAGCGAGCCCAGCTTCTTCTCCTGCATCCCCATGAAGCCGGGGCCAAAGTACTTCTCGGCAATGGACGCGATGGCCTTGATGGAGTCCCCGGCGGCGCCCGTTGCCGTCAGCAGCTGCTCATCAGGCGGCGGGAAGAATGAGTGCTGGGAATAGAAGACAGGCACCTCGGCCACGCTGTTCGGGGCTCCCGGGGGCGCCAAGCTGCCCCCAAACTCGGGCTGGCCCTCAGCCGACTTGCCCTTGCCCTTGTCCTTGTCGGGGTCGCTGTCCACGTCGCTGTCCAGGTCCGAGCCTGTCCCCGTGGTTGTGTCCAGGTCTGTCCCCGTGGTGGTGTTGATGTCCTCAAAGTCACTGACGTCGGACATGTCGCTGCTCCTGGTCTTCTGCTTCTCCACACAGGAATCCTCCAGGCGGCTCTCGAACTTCTCCTCGGGCCCTGCAGCTGCCATCGTGCCCTGGCTGCTGTTGCTGACGGCGGAGACCAGCGGCAGGGCTGGGTTCCCCAGGGGGCTGGGGAGCTTGGCGTCCTGGGTGTGGTTCAGGGGGCTCTTGAGCAGTGGTGTGGGAGGTAGCAGAGGCGGCCGGGGGTACAAGGACGGAGGAAAGATGCCCGGGAAGCCGGGGGTGAGTGCGGGGAATGAGGGAGGTGCTGTGGAGAAGGGCAGGCTACCCGGGTGTGGCCTGGAGGGGAAGTACTCGTTGAAGCCCAGGCTGGCATGattgaggctgggggagggttttgttttgtcCATCATGGGACTAGGGGTCAAGGGCAGGCCCGGGGCGAAGATGCCGCCCGGCGTGTAATGGTTCTTGCCCTCGCAGAAGCGCCGGTGCTTGTTGAGGGAGGAGGTAGTGCTGAACATCTGGCCGCAGTCCTTGCACTTGATCTGCGTGCGGCAGTCGGCGTGCATCCGCTTGTGCCGGCACAGGTTGGAGAACTGCGTGTAGGACTTGTGGCAGACCTCACCTAAAACATCAGCAGGAGCCAAGACAAACCCGCATGAAATGACCAGGAAACGCTGCTGAAAATGCCGCATGAAATTGCTGGGAAACCCAGCCGCTGGAGGGgcggggctggggctggaagCAGTCTGGGTGCACGTGCATGGGCACGGGTGCATATGTGTGTACtgtgcgtgcacgtgtgtgcatacacacaaatatacaggaaggtgcatgtgtgtctgtatgcGTGTCCGTGTGTGTGGGGGcaggtgtgtgtgtattctgcaagcgtgtgtgtctgagtgtgcatacatgtgcacacatgagCATGTGGAAACATATGTGCCCACCCCAAGGCTGGCCTCCAGTGACCAGCACAGATCCTGGGGTCAGTTGGTACAGATCCTGCAGTGCCTCTACCTTCTTTCCTGGAGAATGGGCTTGCCACTGCTGTTCCCACCCTCCTACCCCACCGTGTTGCTAATTTGGGAGCCAAGATTTTCAGAAGTCCCTGGGGAAGGCGAGCCTGCTCCCCAGGGTGGGGCACGGGCAAAGCGAAGGCATGTGATAGTGTCTGCCGCCCCATCAGTGGATTCAGGGCAAGCTGGCTCAGGGACTGCCCTGCTTTCGTCTTCACTTCTGCAGCTGTTCTAGGAGGGATGGGGGCAGGATGCTGACCATGCAGACTGGGCCTTCTGCTCTCTAGAAGTTCACAGTGTTCCCGGTGTCCTCCGGCCTCCCCCTCGGCCCCAGTTGCTGCTGCCTGCACCCCAGAGAAGGTAGCCTCTGGGCTGACACAGACAGTTCCTGAGGTTCTCAGGAGGCCCCAACTCGGGGAGCTCAGACTTTGGGGCTCCTGGCTGTACTCGGCCACCCTTCGGAGATGGCTCGAGGTGGACATGGATAGGAGGTCACCCCGGGCAGGAGCCCCATGCAGAGGGACTATTCCCTGCTTGAGAAAAGTGAAAATCCTGCTACTGGGTACCTCCTCAGACTGGGATGGAAGCTGCCGTGCCCAGCTCTGGCTGGCGAGTGCCAGCATCTTCTCTCAACAGGAGAGGGCAGTGCCGGCCCGGCCAGACTCCAGGACCCAGTGGCCTGGGGGTTCCGACCATTTTCCTAAAGGCCTGTGAACGGGGGTCAGCAAATTGCCAGCTTGTCTTTTgcctcttgtttttctaagaagaaagggaggaacacacacacatctgcatgcgcacacacacaagcacacaccacattcatacacatgcacacacacaccNNNNNNNNNNCACAAGCACACACCACattcatacacatgcacacacacaccacacaccacacacagcacacacacacacacaagcacagacCACattcatacacatgcacacacacacaccacacacgcacacacatcacacacacaagcacacagcacacacacaagcacacaccacattcatacacatgcacacagacaccacacaagcaaacataacacacacacacgcacacccctcCACACCCCCCCACGCACACAAACCACcaccccacatgcacacacaccacacccccacacacatcacacacacaaccacacaccacacacatgcacaaatacaccacacacacgcacacacatgtgcacgcacacaccacacacacgcacacacacacacaccacacccNNNNNNNNNNNNNNNNNNNNNNNNNNNNNNNNNNNNNNNNNNNNNNNNNNNNNNNNNNNNNNNNNNNNNNNNNNNNNNNNNNNNNNNNNNNNNNNNNNNNgcacacacatgtgcacacacaccacacacaccacacacacgcacatacacacacacaccacacccacaccaaacacacatgcacatacacacataccacacacacacttgcacacatacaccacacacacacaccacacacaaccacacagaacacacatgcacacatgcgacacacatgcacacccaccacacacactcacatgcgcACACGcgcataccacacacacacatacacaccctgccgagtgtctctctctctctgaaggaTGATTTGCTTCCTAAACACAGCACAGTGGAAACAATGATTTCAGCAAGCTTCTCGCTCACCAGAAATGATCGGCGGCCTGATCTCCTTCGATTCCAGCTGGGAGTTTTTTCCCTGAGATTATCATGTTCTTTCATCACAACATCTATTTATATTAACCGCTCTACCCTCCTGCTCGTCCAGCCTGGCGGGGCGTTTGCAAGGCTGAGGGGAGAAGAACTTGGTCTCGTTTGATCAAATCTGCCCTCTCTGGAGGGCTGCTGATGGACAGGTGACCCTCCCCAGAGAGGGGCTATGATACCCCTCGGTCACCTTCCTGGCCCTTGGGGAGGCCCTCAGTCCTGCTGGCCAAACAAGCACACCCTGGCTGTACCCCAGCCTTTGCCAGGCCCTAGTGGTGCCTGGTCAGTGGCTACTGCCGTCCTGACTTGGAGAGACTGGCTTTGAGCagcctctggcccagggcagctcCAAGGAGGGGCCTCCCAGGCCAGCGGCTGTGCCTGGGCTCAGGAACCTTTGGTTCCCACCCATCCGCTCACTGAGGGAGGGCCCTGAAGTGGGGAGATCTGCAGAGGGactggggaagaggaggggacTGGAGAGACTGGGTTCCATGCAGGGGCAGGTCCTGAACCCTGGGGATGGCCTCAGCTGGCTCAGAGCTGGCAGAGGGAGGCAGTGACCTGAAAGGGTGGAGGACGGCCTGGGCAGCCAGTGAACCGGACCTGGGGCCAGCGCCTGCAGAGGGAGCCCCCCCAGGGTCCTGCCAAGATGGGAAGGGTCCAGGCTGGTGCTTGCTCTGGACAGCAGTTTCTTCTCCTTGCAGGGTATCTGTGTGAATGCACACTCACACTCAATCCTGCACAACTCACATACACCGACACACGCACCAGCTCACGCAACCACACTCACGCTCTCACACACGTCGACACGTGCACCAGCTCACGCGACCACACTCACGCTCTCACATGTGCTGACACACACACCAGCTCGTGTgtccacacactcacacatgctgacatgcacacacatgcaccagcTCATGTGCCCACACTCACACTCTTACACATGCCGACACATGCACCAGCTCATGCACCTACATTCACACTCACATGCACTGACACGCACCAGCTCACGTGACCACACTCACATGCGCCGACATGCACACACTTGCACCAGCTCACGTGCCCACACTCACACAATCTCACACATGCTGACACACACACCAGCTCATGCGCCCACACTCACACACCGACACACGCACCAGCTCACGCACCCACACTCACACTCTCACACATGCCGACACACGCACCAGCTCAcgtgcccacacacacacacacgcacacacttatTAGAGCAAAGGCCCTTTCTGAAAAGTGCCCAGTGGGAGCCTGTCCACCTCATTCCCGGATATActtcctctctctcctgttcTCCTCTCCGCTCTCCCTACCCCCTTTCTCTTATACCCAGGCGCACACACACTTGCGTGTACACACCCCAGCGCACAGGTGAGTTCCTTGGTGGGAAAGACATCACCAGGACTGACACCCCTCCGTCTGTGTGGCCAGTGAGGTGGGGACTCAGGGCTTCCATCGGCCTGTGCCATGGGTGTGTCACCCAGCGGGTGGACAGAGTCTGGCCGTGAGTGCCTGCACGACTGTGACCTTTCCTGCAAGCAACTGACCGTTCCTGGAAAGGGCCAGACTATTTGGACTCCCTCGCCTGTTTGCAAATCCTCCTCTCCAAGCCCGAAGACCCCCTTCCACAGGTGCGCCAAAGGACGCTGTGCCGTGGCCTGGGGGATACCGGGGCTGTGTTGCGTGTATTTGATCTAATTTCTAAGGGAATGAGGTCTTTGTAAACCCGATCTGCCCATCTCCAGGGTTTTCCTTTAAGCTTTATCCCCTTAGCCAAAAGCCAAGGCACAAAGGGGAGCCAGGAGTGTGGACAAGAGGTGCAAGAGCTGCTGAGGCCAGGCAGGGCCAGCCGAGCTTCCCTGTCCTCACTCCCTCCACGCGGGATGGGGAGCAGCTTGCAGTGTGGTGGGAACTGTAGGCTCCAGCCGCCCAGGGTGCTGCAGCTCCTGGAATACACATCATTAATGTGATGCAACGGGACTTTAGAATGCTCGTCTGCACGCCCAGAGGGGCAAGGATGTTTAAATCTAGGTCCAATGTTTGTGCCTCTGAGTTTGCTATAGAACTCCACactatcggccgggcgcggtggctcaagcctgtaatcctagcactttgggaggccgagacgggcggatcacgaggtcaggagatcgagaccatcctggctaacacggtgaaaccccgtctctactaaaaaatacaaaaaactagctgggcgaggtggcgggcgcctgtagtcccagctactcgggaggctgaggcaggagaatggcgtgaacccgggaggcggagcttgcagtgagctgagatccggccactgcactccagcctgggcgacagagcgagactccgtctcaaaaaaaaaaaaaaaaaaaaaaaaagaactccacaCTATCATCTGAGGCACTGACTGGTGCCGCTCTCGCAGTGGGAGTCACTTGACCTGCATCTGGGAGCAGTCACCCCCCACCCCGGCCCCTGACTCCTGCCCAGCTTGCCCGGTGCTGGCTTCTCCCAGAGGGAAGGGATACTGCGCATCGGGGCACCAGAGCCGGGCACACTGCGCGCAGGCTCCTCCTGGGAGATCAGTGGTCAGCAAATGGGAAAACGGTACTTGTGGAACGGCCAGCAGGGAGAGCTCCGTCTCCCTTTGGCTCCTCAGTTGGTGGGGGCATGTGGCCCAGGTTGGGCTGGGGGCTGAGTCACCCCTAGCAGGACGGCTGGACGCTGGGGCTTGGGAGGTGGTGGGACGGGCACAGCCCAGGTGCTGACAGGGCCTGGCTGGCTGGCAGGCATCAGTTCTTGTGCAAGTGGTCAGTGCCCGAGTGGTCCTACATCGGCAAGAACACCTGAGTCCAAGTTCCCAAGCTCCCAGCACCCCTCCTCTCCGTGCTGATGCAACAGAGCCTGGAAGGTTCAAATCACCCAGCCAGGGGCCAGGAGCTGGGCCCCCAGAGCCAAAATTTGGGCTCCACAGCCTGGCCTTGAGCGCAGAGTCACTTAATATCTTGTGACCTCACTTTCCTCCTATGACAGCTGGAGACAGAAGGGCCCCACTCTCAGGCTTTTGTGAGGATGCCACGTAAGAATGCTTGGGAAGCGATGACTTGACACAATGTGTGTGTGAACGGATGACTCGGCACAAGGCCCAGCAGAGAGGACGCTTCAGAGGCCTCTGACTTCACTGAGAATTAGGGTCAAAGTCCCTGCACTGGCCTGCAAGGGTCCTGGGACCCGGCCCCGGTGACATCTTAcctctctcttatttatttttatttctttacagagtcttgctctgttgcccaggctggactgcagtagtgtgatcttggcttactgcagccctgaattcctgggctcaagacatcctcctgccCTTAGCCCCgtgagtagctggggccatagGCACACACCCACATGGTTGGCTaattaaacaactttttttttttttcggtagacatggggtcttactatgctgcttaggctggtctcaaactcctggcctcaggtgatcttcctgcctgggccgcccaaagtgctggaattacaggcatgagccaccccctGGCCTTTTCTTCTCACTCCCGTCACTCACTCCTCAAACAAACCCTGGCCTCGGGGCCTCTATGCTCACAGCTCCCTCCTGAGCCTCCTCCCCA
The genomic region above belongs to Piliocolobus tephrosceles isolate RC106 chromosome 1, ASM277652v3, whole genome shotgun sequence and contains:
- the PRDM16 gene encoding histone-lysine N-methyltransferase PRDM16 isoform X3, producing MCQISEQIYYKVIKDIEPGEELLVHVKEGVYPLGTVPPCLDEEPTFRCDECDELFQSKLDLRRHKKYTCSSVGAALYEGLAEELKPEGLGGGSGQAHECKDCERMFPNKYSLEQHMVIHTEEREYKCDQCPKAFNWKSNLIRHQMSHDSGKRFECENCVKVFTDPSNLQRHIRSQHVGARAHACPDCGKTFATSSGLKQHKHIHSTVKPFICEVCHKSYTQFSNLCRHKRMHADCRTQIKCKDCGQMFSTTSSLNKHRRFCEGKNHYTPGGIFAPGLPLTPSPMMDKTKPSPSLNHASLGFNEYFPSRPHPGSLPFSTAPPSFPALTPGFPGIFPPSLYPRPPLLPPTPLLKSPLNHTQDAKLPSPLGNPALPLVSAVSNSSQGTMAAAGPEEKFESRLEDSCVEKQKTRSSDMSDVSDFEDINTTTGTDLDTTTGTGSDLDSDVDSDPDKDKGKGKSAEGQPEFGGSLAPPGAPNSVAEVPVFYSQHSFFPPPDEQLLTATGAAGDSIKAIASIAEKYFGPGFMGMQEKKLGSLPYHSAFPFQFLPNFPHSLYPFTDRALAHNLLVKAEPKSPRDALKVGGPSAECPFDLTTKPKDVKPILPMPKGPSAPASSEEQPLDLSIGSRARASQNGGGREPRKNHVYGERKLGVGEGLPQVCPARLPQQPPLHYAKPSPFFMDPIYSRVEKRKVTDPVGALKEKYLRPSPLLFHPQMSAIETMTEKLESFAAMKADSGSSLQPLPHHPFNFRSPPSTLSDPILRKGKERYTCRYCGKIFPRSANLTRHLRTHTGEQPYRCKYCDRSFSISSNLQRHVRNIHNKEKPFKCHLCNRCFGQQTNLDRHLKKHEHENAPVSQHPGVLTNHLGTSASSPTSESDNHALLDEKEDSYFSEIRNFIANSEMNQASARTEKRPEMQDVDGSSQCPGLASEKQEDVEEEDDDDLEEDDEDSLAGKSQDDTVSPAPEPQATYEDEEDEEPPASLAVGFDHTRRHMQ